One Impatiens glandulifera unplaced genomic scaffold, dImpGla2.1, whole genome shotgun sequence DNA segment encodes these proteins:
- the LOC124917620 gene encoding plant UBX domain-containing protein 8-like, which yields MLCYPLPRKTLEGVDFYITWKSGLAVGSSSFQDEAEDAEEHPLVRHRLTRNSGGAEVSASSSAEQHTGPDTAQNRNGFNFDEWGGISSEEHDEAVMLEAALFGGIQESNYNFPYPRQQFVQNSLGTNQGLYPQRIPRSPSPGLAAQRMIREQQDDEYLASLQADREKELKAVEEAEVMRLEEQAVKEAAAEAERRKEEELRKKFEEEQEIERNLAAKEASLPKEPMADDENAVTLLVRMPDGSRRGRRFVKSDKLQSLFDFIDVGRVVKPGSYRL from the exons ATGTTGTGCTACCCTCTTCCAAGGAAGACCTTG GAGGGAGTTGATTTTTACATTACCTGGAAAAGTGGGTTGGCTGTTGGAAGCTCGTCTTTCCAAGATGAAGCGGAAGATGCAGAAGAGCATCCACTGGTTAGGCACAGACTTACACGCAATTCTGGGGGAGCTGAAGTTAGTGCGTCATCAAGTGCTGAACAACATACTGGTCCTGATACCGCACAAAACAGGAACGGCTTCAATTTTGATGAG TGGGGAGGAATCTCGTCTGAGGAACATGATGAAGCTGTGATGCTTGAAGCTGCTCTTTTTGGAGGAATCCAAGAAAGCAATTACAATTTTCCATATCCACGTCAGCAGTTTGTGCAGAATAGTTTGGGGACAAATCAAGGCCTTTATCCTCAAAGGATACCTCGCTCACCATCACCAGGGCTTGCTGCTCAGCGCATGATACGAGAGCAACAG GATGATGAATATCTTGCATCATTGCAAGCTGACAGAGAGAAAGAACTTAAAGCTGTAGAAGAGGCTGAAGTAATGCGTTTGGAGGAGCAAGCAGTTAAAGAAGCTGCCGCAGAAGCAGAAAGGCGTAAGGAGGAAGAACTGCGTAAAAAATTCGAGGAAGAACAG GAAATTGAGAGAAACCTTGCTGCAAAAGAAGCTTCTCTTCCTAAGGAACCAATGGCAGATGATGAAAATGCTGTAACACTTCTTGTAAGGATGCCAGATGGAAGCCGTCGTGGTCGCAGATTTGTTAAATCAGATAAACTACAG TCCCTTTTTGACTTCATTGATGTTGGGAGAGTTGTCAAGCCTGGCTCATATAGACTG